In Clostridium sporogenes, one genomic interval encodes:
- a CDS encoding DUF5677 domain-containing protein, with the protein MDKIASKYLYEMNEIQEQFLDGNGNIKEEYKGKIQDKFNEVTLNYINEMRVDIENGYNPKNEKYKKELVNLKILWNLLDDFGFEYSRILFNEISEENWRAHAKTRLFMMFVKSLGEIIYLLEGGYSSCALGRIRYIYELGVYLEIINKNSQDISRKFLQFSNSNRIKLAKELENQRLKKKAVKDFKKLKIYTDIWDPYGWAKDIFPNEKITFRKLAKTTTLCEYYSIYTFSSWSIHADIYGSANNIDLYPSENDGTWVTTPSIVGTDIVIIHLLLFINKITINYFTVENECIKIFVSLVNSKLIDNILDTLKDK; encoded by the coding sequence ATGGATAAAATTGCAAGTAAATATTTATATGAAATGAACGAAATACAGGAACAATTTTTAGATGGTAATGGTAACATAAAAGAAGAATATAAAGGTAAAATACAAGATAAGTTTAATGAGGTTACATTGAATTATATTAATGAAATGAGAGTTGACATTGAAAATGGATATAATCCTAAAAATGAAAAATATAAAAAAGAATTAGTGAACTTAAAAATTTTATGGAATCTACTTGATGATTTTGGATTTGAATACAGCCGCATTTTATTTAATGAAATTAGCGAAGAAAATTGGAGGGCTCATGCAAAAACAAGATTGTTTATGATGTTTGTAAAATCACTTGGAGAAATAATATATTTATTAGAAGGAGGGTATTCTTCCTGTGCATTAGGACGAATTAGATATATTTATGAATTAGGAGTATATCTAGAAATTATAAATAAAAATTCTCAGGATATTTCTAGAAAGTTTTTGCAGTTTTCAAATAGTAATAGGATTAAATTGGCAAAGGAGCTTGAAAACCAAAGGCTGAAAAAAAAGGCAGTTAAAGATTTTAAAAAATTAAAAATTTATACAGACATATGGGATCCATATGGGTGGGCAAAAGATATTTTCCCAAATGAGAAAATTACATTTAGAAAATTAGCTAAAACTACTACATTATGTGAATATTACTCAATTTACACATTTTCTTCATGGTCAATCCATGCGGATATTTATGGTTCTGCAAACAATATAGATTTATATCCTAGTGAAAATGATGGAACTTGGGTCACAACTCCAAGTATTGTGGGGACAGATATTGTAATTATTCATTTATTATTATTTATTAATAAAATTACAATTAATTACTTTACTGTGGAAAATGAATGCATTAAGATTTTTGTTTCATTAGTAAACTCTAAGTTGATTGATAATATATTAGATACTCTAAAAGATAAATAA